From the genome of Streptomyces sp. NBC_01341, one region includes:
- a CDS encoding DUF4230 domain-containing protein, with protein MTSTDVRTDSTGDPGQGSAPRRRARTRGCLPFAGVVAAALVLLLLGSKLSLLPGFGDLFGEKTNDRSGPAVLKSIQDMSAYEAASGNFQVVVDLEKDAKYLPDAIRGTRTLYVGAGTVGASVDLGQVGENGVTVNKERTTAELRLPHAVLGKPALDPDRSYAVSKQRGFLDRLGDFFSDNPGSEQAVNKLAAKHIGEAAEESGLTKRAEKNTTSMLQGLLGSLGFEKVTVTYVDSPA; from the coding sequence ATGACGTCCACTGACGTAAGGACAGACAGCACAGGCGATCCCGGCCAGGGCAGTGCGCCCCGGCGCCGCGCACGGACGCGGGGATGCCTGCCGTTCGCCGGGGTGGTCGCCGCGGCGCTGGTCCTGCTGCTCCTGGGCAGCAAGCTCAGCCTGCTTCCGGGGTTCGGCGACCTCTTCGGAGAGAAGACCAACGACCGGTCGGGTCCCGCAGTGCTCAAGTCCATCCAGGACATGAGCGCGTACGAGGCCGCCTCCGGCAACTTCCAGGTGGTCGTCGACCTGGAGAAGGACGCCAAGTACCTGCCCGACGCCATCCGCGGCACGCGCACCCTGTACGTCGGCGCGGGCACCGTCGGAGCATCCGTCGACCTCGGCCAGGTCGGCGAGAACGGCGTGACGGTCAACAAGGAACGGACCACGGCCGAGCTCCGGCTGCCGCATGCGGTCCTGGGCAAGCCCGCCCTGGATCCGGACCGTTCCTACGCGGTGTCCAAGCAGCGCGGCTTCCTTGACCGGCTGGGCGACTTCTTCTCCGACAACCCGGGCAGCGAGCAGGCGGTCAACAAGCTCGCGGCCAAGCACATCGGGGAGGCGGCCGAGGAGAGCGGCCTCACGAAGCGGGCGGAGAAGAACACCACGTCGATGCTCCAGGGCCTGCTCGGCTCGCTCGGGTTCGAGAAGGTCACCGTCACCTACGTCGACTCACCCGCCTGA
- a CDS encoding nuclear transport factor 2 family protein, protein MSAETAERFRAAVEKHDPAALEELFTEDVRLFSPVKFTPFEGRPMVLGLFGVLLRTFEDFRYIGQFEGEALTSAEESEEPSEILLFKASVNGKAIHGIDLLQFAEDGRIKEFTVMVRPMSAVQALGEAVLKGLAADGLVPDPAAG, encoded by the coding sequence ATGAGCGCCGAGACCGCCGAACGTTTCAGGGCCGCCGTCGAGAAGCACGATCCGGCAGCCCTCGAAGAGCTGTTCACCGAGGACGTCCGCCTCTTCAGCCCGGTGAAGTTCACTCCGTTCGAGGGCCGGCCGATGGTGCTCGGTCTCTTCGGTGTGCTCCTGCGCACCTTCGAGGACTTCCGCTACATCGGGCAGTTCGAGGGGGAGGCGCTCACCAGCGCCGAGGAGTCCGAGGAACCCTCGGAGATCCTGCTGTTCAAGGCATCGGTGAACGGCAAGGCCATCCACGGTATCGACCTGCTCCAGTTCGCGGAGGACGGCCGGATCAAGGAGTTCACGGTGATGGTCCGCCCGATGTCCGCCGTGCAGGCACTGGGTGAGGCCGTCCTGAAGGGGCTCGCCGCCGACGGTCTCGTACCGGACCCGGCCGCGGGCTGA
- a CDS encoding alpha/beta fold hydrolase, whose amino-acid sequence MPQPVPAAEPSSAVPGAVHRLVDVPGGRIHLLEQGTGPLVLMIHGFPETSYSWRHQLPAVAAAGYRAVALDVRGYGRSSAPHSVDAYRMTAHVADNVGVVHALGEETATVVGHDWGSPIAANSALLRPDVFTAVGMLSVPYAPWNPVRPTDGFARIGGDEEFYVSYFQEPGRAEAEIDPDVRGWLAGFYTSLSGDTMAVPGAPSPFFVPAGASMRDRFTGGALPSWLSDEDLEVYSADFGRTGLTGALNRYRNVDRDWEDLSVWAGAPLKSPALFIGGGLDSSTTWMADAIAAYPTTLPGLISSHIIEGAGHWIQQERAAEVNALLTKWLHTVHA is encoded by the coding sequence ATGCCGCAGCCCGTCCCCGCCGCCGAGCCCTCCAGCGCCGTCCCCGGGGCGGTCCACCGCCTGGTGGACGTCCCCGGCGGCCGGATCCACCTCCTGGAACAGGGGACCGGCCCGCTCGTGCTCATGATCCACGGCTTCCCCGAGACGTCGTACTCCTGGCGTCACCAGCTCCCGGCCGTCGCCGCGGCGGGCTACCGCGCGGTCGCCCTCGACGTACGCGGCTACGGGCGCTCCTCGGCCCCTCACTCCGTGGACGCCTACCGCATGACGGCCCACGTCGCCGACAACGTCGGCGTCGTGCACGCACTCGGGGAGGAGACGGCGACGGTGGTGGGCCATGACTGGGGCTCGCCCATCGCCGCCAACAGTGCGCTGCTCCGCCCCGACGTGTTCACCGCGGTGGGCATGCTCAGCGTCCCCTACGCGCCCTGGAACCCGGTCAGGCCCACCGACGGGTTCGCACGCATTGGTGGCGACGAGGAGTTCTACGTCAGTTACTTCCAGGAACCGGGCCGCGCCGAGGCGGAGATCGACCCCGACGTACGGGGTTGGCTCGCCGGCTTCTACACCTCGCTGTCCGGCGACACGATGGCGGTGCCCGGCGCCCCGAGCCCCTTCTTCGTGCCCGCCGGAGCGTCCATGCGGGACCGGTTCACCGGCGGCGCCCTGCCCTCGTGGCTGAGCGACGAGGACCTGGAGGTGTACAGCGCAGACTTCGGCAGGACCGGCCTGACCGGCGCCCTCAACCGCTACCGCAACGTGGACCGGGACTGGGAGGACCTCTCGGTCTGGGCGGGGGCCCCACTCAAGAGTCCCGCGCTCTTCATCGGAGGCGGCCTCGACTCCTCGACGACCTGGATGGCAGACGCGATCGCGGCCTACCCCACCACGCTGCCCGGCCTGATCTCCTCCCACATCATCGAGGGAGCCGGACACTGGATCCAGCAGGAGCGTGCCGCGGAGGTCAACGCGCTCCTGACCAAGTGGCTCCACACGGTGCACGCCTGA
- a CDS encoding mycothiol transferase has protein sequence MNCAGLLADAFERIHETVHAAVEGLPPEDLNARLDEGANSIAWLVWHLTRVQDDHIADAAGTEQLWFQDWGRRFDLPLERGSTGYGHTSAQVASVRVTSGDLLLGYFDAVHERTMAFVRDLDGHALDRVVDEAWSPPVTLGVRLVSVISDDLQHAGQAAFVRGSLQRR, from the coding sequence ATGAACTGTGCAGGGCTTCTCGCCGACGCGTTCGAACGCATTCATGAGACGGTGCACGCCGCCGTCGAGGGACTTCCCCCCGAGGACCTCAACGCCAGGCTCGACGAGGGGGCGAACTCGATCGCCTGGCTCGTCTGGCACCTCACACGTGTCCAGGACGACCACATCGCCGACGCGGCGGGGACGGAGCAGCTCTGGTTCCAGGACTGGGGCCGCCGCTTCGATCTGCCACTGGAGAGGGGCTCGACCGGCTACGGCCACACCAGCGCGCAGGTGGCTTCGGTGCGGGTGACGTCGGGCGACCTCCTCCTCGGGTACTTCGACGCCGTGCACGAGCGGACCATGGCATTCGTGAGGGATCTGGACGGCCATGCTCTGGACCGGGTCGTGGACGAGGCGTGGTCGCCGCCCGTCACCCTGGGCGTGCGGCTGGTCAGCGTCATCTCCGACGACCTGCAGCATGCCGGGCAAGCGGCCTTCGTCCGGGGTTCGCTGCAGCGCCGCTAG
- a CDS encoding AraC family transcriptional regulator, producing the protein MGARPDITAWRPRVEGIDEVFHAHFADHSYPMHTHDAWTLLIVDEGVVRYDLDRHEHGAPSSVVTLLPPHVPHNGGAVTPAGFRKRVLYLHTGQIDADLVGRAVDRPVLHDPPLRHRVHQLHRTLERPGDELEAQSRLALVRERLAGHLRDELGVRPRVSDRGVAHALRDLLDQHVVEGLALREAAERLHCHHAHLVRTFSREFGMAPHQYLTGRRVDLSRRLLLGGMRAPDVAAAAGFYDQSHFSRHFKRVVGTSPGHYARGGAAAL; encoded by the coding sequence ATGGGTGCACGTCCGGACATCACCGCGTGGCGTCCGCGGGTCGAGGGGATCGACGAGGTCTTCCACGCGCACTTCGCGGACCACTCCTACCCCATGCACACGCACGACGCCTGGACGCTCCTGATCGTCGACGAGGGCGTGGTCCGCTACGACCTCGACCGTCATGAGCACGGAGCGCCCAGCTCGGTCGTGACCCTGCTGCCTCCGCACGTCCCGCACAACGGGGGCGCCGTGACCCCCGCGGGATTCCGCAAGCGCGTCCTGTACCTGCACACCGGGCAGATCGACGCGGACCTCGTCGGCCGCGCGGTGGACCGGCCGGTGCTGCACGATCCGCCACTGCGGCACCGGGTGCACCAGCTCCACCGCACCCTCGAACGGCCCGGCGACGAACTCGAGGCGCAGAGCCGACTCGCCCTCGTCCGCGAACGCCTCGCCGGACATCTGCGCGACGAACTCGGCGTGCGGCCCCGGGTATCCGACCGCGGAGTCGCGCACGCGCTGCGTGACCTGCTCGACCAGCACGTCGTGGAGGGACTCGCCCTCCGCGAGGCGGCCGAGCGCCTCCACTGCCATCACGCCCATCTGGTACGGACGTTCAGCCGCGAGTTCGGCATGGCTCCGCATCAGTACCTGACGGGTCGCCGTGTGGACCTGTCCCGGCGACTGCTGCTCGGGGGCATGCGCGCACCCGACGTGGCAGCCGCGGCGGGGTTCTACGACCAGTCGCACTTCTCCCGGCACTTCAAGCGAGTGGTGGGTACGAGTCCGGGGCACTACGCGCGCGGGGGCGCAGCGGCCCTCTAG
- a CDS encoding DUF2000 domain-containing protein codes for MTDDNAPVRFETRIAVLLRDDLETWQRLNVTAFLVSGLGTQVPEVIGEPYADADDTPYLPMFRQPVLVFAGSKELLTSAHTRAVSRGAALAVFTSDLFSTGHDKANRAAVRAVPRGGLDLVGLAVYGPRNAVDKILKGASMHP; via the coding sequence ATGACCGATGACAACGCACCCGTACGCTTCGAGACCAGGATCGCGGTACTGCTCCGCGACGACCTGGAGACCTGGCAGCGCCTGAACGTCACCGCTTTCCTGGTGAGCGGTCTCGGCACGCAGGTTCCCGAGGTGATCGGCGAACCGTACGCCGACGCCGACGACACCCCTTACCTGCCCATGTTCCGCCAGCCCGTCCTCGTGTTCGCCGGATCCAAGGAACTGCTCACCAGCGCGCACACCAGGGCGGTGAGCCGCGGGGCGGCTCTGGCCGTGTTCACCTCCGACCTGTTCTCGACCGGCCACGACAAGGCCAACAGGGCGGCCGTCCGGGCCGTTCCGCGAGGCGGGCTGGATCTGGTGGGACTGGCCGTGTACGGGCCGCGGAACGCCGTCGACAAGATCCTCAAGGGCGCGTCCATGCATCCCTGA
- a CDS encoding protein-tyrosine phosphatase family protein: MEQTWDPAGAGVMTLPSGRLVRGRGLRRPLPEGPVPAFAVVLLGGPPPAVTWESRWVRWPDFRLPADRRAARAALEEAWARAAAERVEFACWGGRGRTGTALACLAVLDGVPAADAVAFVRRAYHPRAVETPWQRRYVRGFAGS; the protein is encoded by the coding sequence GTGGAGCAGACCTGGGACCCCGCCGGCGCAGGGGTGATGACGCTTCCCTCGGGACGGCTCGTCCGCGGACGTGGTCTGAGGCGCCCCCTGCCGGAGGGGCCGGTACCGGCCTTCGCCGTAGTCCTCCTCGGCGGACCGCCGCCCGCGGTCACCTGGGAGTCGCGGTGGGTGCGCTGGCCGGACTTCCGCCTTCCTGCTGACAGACGGGCGGCCCGCGCCGCACTGGAGGAGGCGTGGGCCCGGGCCGCGGCGGAACGAGTGGAGTTCGCCTGCTGGGGCGGGCGCGGAAGGACCGGCACGGCCCTCGCCTGCCTGGCCGTGCTGGACGGGGTCCCGGCGGCGGACGCGGTCGCGTTCGTCCGCCGCGCCTACCACCCCAGGGCTGTGGAGACTCCCTGGCAGCGACGCTACGTGCGCGGCTTCGCAGGCAGCTGA
- the pfkB gene encoding 1-phosphofructokinase codes for MIVTVTPNPSLDRTYELPGLVRGAVLRAASDRVDPGGKGVNVSRAVAAAGHRTVAVAPLGGPEGALLARLLGEHGVEAAGVEISGSTRVNITLVEPDGTLTKVNAPGPEITPAEAGRLLDTVRDRSAGADWIACCGSLPRGLPSRWYAELVSRSHRAGVRIALDTSGAALSAALGEQPDVVKPNTEELAEAVGRPLTTVGDALGAARELCGRGARSVLASLGAAGQLLVEPSGAFFAAAHVPAVRSDVGAGDASLAGFLAAGGTGRTALAAAVAHGAAAVRLPGSVMPSPADLDPSAVTVSADIPVDLVLKQQAP; via the coding sequence ATGATCGTGACCGTCACGCCCAACCCGAGCCTGGACCGCACCTACGAGCTGCCCGGGCTCGTCCGCGGCGCCGTCCTGCGCGCAGCCTCGGACCGCGTCGATCCCGGCGGTAAGGGGGTCAACGTCTCGCGCGCCGTCGCGGCGGCCGGACACCGCACCGTCGCCGTCGCGCCGCTCGGCGGGCCCGAGGGTGCGCTGCTCGCCCGGCTGCTCGGTGAACACGGCGTCGAGGCCGCCGGCGTGGAGATCTCCGGCAGCACCCGGGTCAACATCACCCTTGTCGAACCCGACGGCACTCTCACCAAGGTCAACGCGCCGGGGCCCGAGATCACCCCGGCCGAGGCCGGGCGGCTGCTCGACACCGTCCGGGACCGGTCGGCCGGCGCGGACTGGATCGCCTGCTGCGGGAGCCTGCCCCGTGGACTGCCGTCGCGCTGGTACGCCGAACTGGTCTCCCGCAGCCACCGTGCCGGAGTACGGATCGCCCTCGACACCTCGGGCGCGGCGCTCTCCGCCGCCCTGGGCGAACAGCCCGACGTGGTGAAGCCGAACACGGAGGAGCTCGCCGAGGCCGTGGGCCGTCCCCTCACGACGGTCGGTGACGCACTCGGGGCGGCGCGGGAGCTGTGCGGGCGCGGAGCGCGCTCCGTGCTCGCAAGCCTGGGCGCCGCGGGTCAGTTGCTGGTGGAACCGTCCGGAGCCTTCTTCGCCGCCGCCCACGTGCCTGCCGTACGCAGCGACGTCGGGGCGGGAGACGCGTCACTCGCGGGGTTCCTCGCCGCCGGCGGCACGGGCAGGACGGCGCTCGCCGCCGCTGTCGCCCACGGAGCCGCGGCCGTGCGGCTGCCCGGAAGCGTCATGCCGTCGCCGGCCGATCTCGATCCCTCGGCGGTGACCGTCAGCGCCGACATCCCCGTGGACCTGGTCCTGAAGCAGCAGGCCCCGTGA
- a CDS encoding DUF6296 family protein: MEYPESYELIFQAAGATDDVVIVHLTARSGAGGYPVYADETGIVRAEISERGEVRMQASGGHQVLGVPLLARPLSHGAAGPGTD, encoded by the coding sequence ATGGAGTATCCGGAGAGTTACGAACTCATCTTCCAGGCGGCGGGCGCCACTGACGACGTGGTGATCGTCCATCTGACGGCACGTTCCGGCGCGGGTGGCTACCCGGTCTACGCGGACGAGACGGGCATCGTGCGTGCCGAGATCAGCGAACGCGGCGAGGTGCGCATGCAGGCCAGCGGAGGTCACCAGGTCCTTGGGGTTCCGCTGCTCGCCCGCCCGCTGAGCCACGGAGCGGCGGGACCCGGCACCGACTGA
- a CDS encoding DUF5133 domain-containing protein, giving the protein MLMANPATLRNLVKRYETARSAHARLGTSESGRTLEDVSYTLCVTTGTRTVPDALAVAAAQLRPLTPAGSLGTAAAPSEVQLTA; this is encoded by the coding sequence GTGCTGATGGCCAATCCCGCAACGCTGCGAAATCTCGTCAAGCGCTACGAGACGGCGCGAAGCGCCCATGCACGGCTGGGTACTTCCGAGAGCGGCCGCACCCTCGAGGACGTCTCGTACACCCTCTGTGTCACCACCGGGACGAGGACCGTCCCCGACGCCCTCGCGGTCGCCGCCGCACAGCTGCGCCCGTTGACACCGGCGGGATCTCTGGGTACGGCGGCGGCGCCTTCCGAGGTGCAGTTGACCGCCTGA
- a CDS encoding PepSY domain-containing protein: MRFETRRTMTVSSRTRRLRVVGVLSVALAATLVTGCGQESGDKTAAETSEAAKVLPKQTTSPSGSVSPSGTAQLTEDQTKRKDVLSTVKVTFDKAATTAVGEVSGGKLTDIDLEGLDDDDDSSASPSPEGSGSASPSGSASPSGSGSPSPSGSSTDPRWVAEVAEKDGTAHIVTIDAVTGRVIDSVPDADQSDSDKQELAGRLAQAKQTPQQAAKIATDKQKGTVTSVALDENDSQAVVWMVDVVTKGWNKATFDVDAATGTITDEQVDDD; the protein is encoded by the coding sequence ATGAGATTCGAGACCCGTCGCACTATGACCGTTTCCTCGCGCACGCGCCGGCTCCGCGTCGTCGGCGTCCTGAGCGTCGCCCTTGCTGCCACCCTCGTGACCGGCTGCGGGCAGGAGAGCGGTGACAAGACCGCCGCCGAGACCTCCGAGGCCGCGAAGGTTCTTCCGAAGCAGACGACGAGTCCTTCCGGCAGTGTCAGCCCCTCCGGGACGGCGCAGCTGACCGAGGACCAGACCAAGCGCAAGGACGTGCTCTCCACCGTCAAGGTCACCTTCGACAAGGCCGCCACGACGGCTGTCGGTGAGGTGTCCGGTGGCAAGCTGACCGACATCGACCTCGAGGGCCTCGACGACGATGACGACTCCAGCGCCAGCCCCAGCCCCGAGGGCAGTGGCAGCGCCAGCCCCAGTGGCAGCGCCAGCCCGAGCGGCTCCGGCAGCCCGAGCCCGAGCGGCAGTTCCACCGACCCGAGGTGGGTCGCGGAGGTCGCCGAGAAGGACGGCACCGCGCACATCGTGACCATCGACGCGGTGACCGGAAGGGTCATCGACTCCGTGCCGGACGCGGATCAGAGCGACTCCGACAAGCAGGAGCTGGCAGGCCGGCTCGCCCAGGCGAAGCAGACGCCCCAGCAGGCGGCCAAGATCGCCACGGACAAGCAGAAGGGCACTGTCACCTCCGTCGCACTCGACGAGAACGACAGCCAGGCCGTTGTCTGGATGGTGGACGTGGTCACCAAGGGCTGGAACAAGGCCACCTTCGACGTGGACGCGGCCACGGGCACGATCACTGACGAGCAGGTCGACGACGACTGA
- a CDS encoding GNAT family N-acetyltransferase has translation MTALQRLRPDHAPALLVFERENRAYFAASIPDRGDEYFTGFASRHAELLAEQAAGMHHFHILADDDGAVLGRVNLVDVAEGSAELGYRIAERAAGRGLATAAVREVCELAVSQYGLIGLTARTTRDNEGSRTVLARTGFVEAGTIALMGKPGLRFDRDLAEPVRGAAPR, from the coding sequence ATGACCGCCCTCCAACGCCTCCGCCCCGATCACGCTCCGGCGCTGCTCGTCTTCGAACGGGAGAACCGCGCGTACTTCGCCGCTTCGATTCCCGACAGGGGCGACGAGTACTTCACCGGATTCGCTTCGCGTCACGCCGAGTTGCTGGCCGAACAAGCGGCGGGAATGCACCACTTCCACATCCTGGCGGATGACGACGGGGCCGTGCTGGGCCGTGTCAATCTCGTGGACGTCGCCGAGGGTTCGGCCGAGCTCGGCTACCGCATCGCCGAGCGGGCCGCCGGACGGGGCCTGGCCACTGCCGCGGTGCGCGAGGTCTGCGAACTGGCCGTCTCCCAGTACGGCCTGATCGGACTCACGGCCCGCACGACCCGTGACAACGAGGGCTCCAGGACGGTGCTCGCGCGGACGGGGTTCGTGGAGGCCGGGACGATCGCACTGATGGGAAAACCCGGACTGCGCTTCGACCGCGACCTGGCGGAACCGGTCCGCGGCGCAGCCCCGCGCTGA
- a CDS encoding NPP1 family protein: protein MKISAPISKASLVVTSALVLVIGTAGSALADPPGALPANADGTEQTFQPAFDYDTDGCYPTPAIGTDGTIAPGLNTTGAVNGSCRDAVDLDNTNGYARSKCNNGWCAVMFGLYFEKDQAVAGSGLGGHRHDWEHVVVWVQNNEARYVSTSAHGNFNVYGRDAIRWDGTHPKVVYHKDGLGTHCFRPANSNDEPPENHYGTWRFPALVGWNGYPAGLRDRLSQADFGSAVFGLKDGNFNYHLEKAKPAGIPFDPNA, encoded by the coding sequence GTGAAAATCAGCGCACCGATCAGCAAGGCCTCGCTCGTCGTCACCAGTGCCCTCGTGCTGGTCATCGGAACCGCCGGCAGCGCGCTCGCCGACCCGCCCGGCGCGCTGCCGGCGAACGCGGACGGGACGGAGCAGACGTTCCAGCCGGCGTTCGACTACGACACGGACGGCTGCTACCCCACACCCGCCATCGGCACCGACGGCACGATAGCCCCCGGACTCAACACCACCGGTGCCGTCAACGGAAGCTGCCGCGACGCGGTCGACCTCGACAACACCAACGGCTACGCCCGCTCGAAGTGCAACAACGGCTGGTGCGCCGTCATGTTCGGGCTCTACTTCGAGAAGGACCAGGCGGTGGCCGGCAGCGGACTCGGCGGACACCGGCACGACTGGGAACACGTCGTGGTGTGGGTACAGAACAACGAAGCCCGCTACGTCTCCACCTCGGCCCACGGCAACTTCAACGTGTACGGCCGCGACGCGATCCGGTGGGACGGGACCCATCCCAAGGTCGTCTATCACAAGGACGGCCTGGGCACGCACTGCTTCCGGCCCGCGAACTCCAACGACGAACCGCCGGAGAACCACTACGGGACGTGGCGCTTCCCCGCGCTCGTGGGCTGGAACGGCTATCCGGCGGGACTGCGTGACCGGCTGAGCCAGGCCGACTTCGGGAGCGCGGTCTTCGGCCTCAAGGACGGCAACTTCAACTACCACCTGGAGAAGGCCAAGCCCGCGGGCATCCCCTTCGACCCCAACGCCTGA
- a CDS encoding VOC family protein, with protein MNWTLEVVPVPVTDMDRAKEFYTEKAGFKLDLDDEVAPGMRIIQLTPPGSRCSIAMLQGMPALPGAKVMAPGTLQGLQVCVTDIEAARKELVGRGVDVSPIRHVGATGWEEGTGDTWNSFMSFADPDGNGWVVQQAPSELAER; from the coding sequence ATGAACTGGACACTCGAGGTTGTTCCGGTCCCTGTCACCGACATGGACCGCGCGAAGGAGTTCTACACGGAGAAGGCCGGCTTCAAGCTGGACCTGGACGACGAGGTGGCACCCGGGATGCGGATCATCCAGCTGACTCCCCCGGGCTCCCGGTGTTCGATCGCCATGCTCCAGGGCATGCCGGCCCTTCCCGGCGCGAAGGTGATGGCTCCCGGCACGTTGCAGGGGCTCCAGGTCTGTGTCACCGACATCGAGGCGGCTCGGAAGGAACTGGTCGGCCGGGGGGTGGACGTGTCCCCGATCAGGCACGTGGGCGCCACGGGCTGGGAAGAGGGCACGGGCGACACATGGAACTCGTTCATGTCCTTCGCCGATCCGGACGGGAACGGCTGGGTGGTCCAGCAGGCTCCGTCGGAGCTGGCGGAGCGCTGA
- a CDS encoding LysR substrate-binding domain-containing protein, with the protein MLDLRHLRYFVAVAEAEHVGRAAEELHISQSPLSRQIAQLEKNLGLTLFERSQQRIRLTADGKVFLTETRALLRHADRLENLGRRLGRGEEGGLCIGYVADAMHTGVLPAALRALQEDRPGIHVSLYSLTPEEQFVGLRQRSLDIALVQRPPAGDDPDLLAAPLLEDPLLLALPARHPLAGREEVEAADLDGLPWIAVESSGEPGARDAFVASCVASGFTPDIRLDAPDPLTALGLVASGLGLALVQRSMVRGTTDGVEVRELPWHQESVHLWAAWHRVDLRPVVASFRETVLTGRTTGS; encoded by the coding sequence ATGCTTGACCTGCGACACCTTCGCTATTTCGTGGCCGTCGCCGAGGCTGAGCACGTCGGCCGTGCCGCGGAGGAACTGCACATCTCACAGTCACCCCTCAGCCGGCAGATCGCCCAGCTCGAGAAGAACCTGGGCCTCACCCTGTTCGAGCGGAGCCAACAGCGCATCCGTCTGACCGCCGACGGCAAGGTCTTCCTGACCGAGACGCGGGCCCTGCTGCGCCACGCGGACAGACTGGAGAACCTCGGCCGCCGTCTGGGGCGCGGCGAGGAGGGCGGTCTGTGCATCGGATACGTCGCGGACGCCATGCACACCGGTGTGCTGCCGGCGGCGCTGCGCGCCCTCCAGGAGGACCGCCCCGGCATCCACGTCTCGCTCTACAGCCTGACACCCGAGGAGCAGTTCGTGGGGCTCAGACAGCGCAGCCTCGACATCGCCCTGGTCCAGCGGCCGCCCGCAGGGGACGACCCCGACCTTCTCGCGGCCCCGCTGCTGGAGGATCCCCTGCTCCTCGCCCTGCCGGCGCGGCATCCGCTCGCCGGCCGCGAGGAGGTCGAGGCGGCCGATCTGGACGGTCTGCCGTGGATCGCGGTCGAGAGTTCCGGCGAGCCGGGGGCGCGGGACGCGTTCGTGGCCTCATGCGTGGCCTCGGGCTTCACACCGGACATCCGCCTCGACGCGCCCGACCCCCTGACCGCACTGGGACTTGTCGCGTCCGGCCTCGGTCTCGCGCTCGTCCAGCGGAGCATGGTCCGCGGGACCACCGACGGCGTCGAGGTGCGCGAACTCCCCTGGCACCAGGAGTCCGTGCACCTGTGGGCCGCGTGGCACCGGGTCGACCTGCGGCCCGTGGTGGCGTCGTTCCGCGAGACGGTACTGACCGGGCGCACAACCGGCTCATGA
- a CDS encoding aldo/keto reductase — MGIAPLLSGPLGFGTAPLGNMFRAIPDAEAAATVEAAWAHGIRYFDTAPFYGAGLAEIRLGEVLASHPREAFVLSTKVGRVILDEVEDPAARELGEKGGLFEHGRPNTMVNDYTADATMRSIEDSLARLKTDRLDIVWVHDIAQDFYGDEWLALYETARTGAFRTLERLRAEGVIKAWGLGVNRVEPLELTLDLDEPKPDAFLLAGRYTLLDHSRALQRLLPAAAEQDVDIVVGGPYSSGVLAGGRHFEYQEAPAEIVAKVERIKALAERHGVGIKAAALQFSLAHPATVAAIPGATRPSRIAEDVAALSERVPADFWAALRDERLIAADAPVPTS; from the coding sequence ATGGGCATCGCTCCCCTCCTCTCCGGACCGCTCGGCTTCGGGACTGCTCCGCTGGGCAACATGTTCCGCGCCATCCCCGACGCGGAGGCGGCCGCCACGGTCGAGGCCGCCTGGGCCCACGGCATCCGCTACTTCGACACCGCCCCCTTCTACGGCGCGGGCCTGGCGGAGATCCGTTTGGGCGAGGTCCTTGCCTCCCACCCCCGGGAAGCCTTCGTCCTCAGCACCAAGGTGGGGCGCGTCATCCTCGACGAGGTCGAGGACCCCGCGGCCCGCGAGCTCGGTGAGAAGGGCGGCCTCTTCGAGCACGGCCGCCCCAACACGATGGTGAACGACTACACGGCCGACGCGACGATGCGTTCCATCGAGGACAGTCTCGCCCGGCTGAAGACCGACCGCCTCGACATCGTCTGGGTGCACGACATCGCACAGGACTTCTACGGCGACGAGTGGCTCGCGCTCTACGAGACCGCCCGCACCGGCGCGTTCCGCACCCTCGAGAGGCTGCGCGCCGAGGGCGTCATCAAGGCGTGGGGCCTCGGCGTGAACCGGGTTGAGCCACTGGAACTCACCCTCGACCTCGACGAGCCGAAGCCTGACGCGTTCCTCCTCGCCGGCCGCTACACCCTTCTCGACCACAGCCGTGCCCTGCAGCGTCTCCTGCCCGCTGCCGCCGAGCAGGACGTCGACATCGTCGTCGGCGGGCCCTACAGTTCGGGCGTCCTCGCCGGAGGCCGCCACTTCGAGTACCAGGAAGCACCTGCGGAGATCGTCGCCAAGGTGGAGCGGATCAAGGCTCTCGCCGAGCGCCACGGCGTCGGTATCAAGGCCGCGGCCCTGCAGTTCTCGCTCGCCCACCCGGCAACCGTCGCCGCCATCCCCGGCGCCACCAGGCCGAGCCGTATCGCCGAGGACGTCGCCGCTCTGAGCGAGCGGGTTCCCGCTGACTTCTGGGCGGCGCTGCGCGACGAGAGGCTGATCGCCGCCGACGCCCCCGTACCCACGAGCTGA